A section of the Tenrec ecaudatus isolate mTenEca1 chromosome 10, mTenEca1.hap1, whole genome shotgun sequence genome encodes:
- the LOC142458218 gene encoding C-C motif chemokine 15-like — protein MKFSVPALGFLFLHVELGVPAQVINGTEIRELKLTMHQVEHPVRYSLHFHRPSDCCLSYTRRNIRCVFMASYFETSSGCSRPGVIFVTRNRRRVCANPGHRHVQNCMKKLREETQDATNFVLSTS, from the exons ATGAAGTTCTCTGTTCCTGCCCTCGGCTTCCTTTTCCTGCATGTTGAGCTTGGAGTCCCTGCTCAGGTCATTAATG GTACAGAAATAAGAGAACTGAAGCTGACGATGCATCAAGTTGAACACCCAGTTCGATACA GCTTGCACTTCCACCGTCCCTCTGACTGCTGCTTGTCTTACACCCGCCGAAACATCCGGTGTGTCTTCATGGCAAGTTACTTTGAAACCAGCagtgggtgctccaggccaggggtcaT CTTTGTCACCAGGAATAGGAGAAGAGTCTGTGCCAACCCAGGCCATCGGCATGTTCAGAACTGCATGAAGAAGCTGAGAGAAGAGACCCAAGATGCCACCAACTTTGTCCTAAGCACCTCCTAG